In a genomic window of Occallatibacter riparius:
- a CDS encoding Gfo/Idh/MocA family oxidoreductase has translation MIRVGVIGFGLAGRVFHAPLISSVDGLQLAAVVERSTNFAAERYPGIAVYRTVEEMLADTSLDLIVVASPSGTHFDVARQVIAAGKNLVVDKPVATSSAEIAQLIALAKERGVMLVPFHNRRWDADSLTVQKLVHEGAVGRLVSVESRMDRWNPGATRRQWKNDPAQGGGILLDLGTHLIYLALVLFGKPLGVSAEVDRERDGDGADDAFTIRLRYDRLRVTLGSNMLSAVQPPRFVLRGTQGGFRKSGLDPQEAALSKITRIDSPEWGQEPREQWGTLSVQKDGVLVNEIVETIPGNYRRFYEGLRDALLRHSEPPVPAVEAWRAARIAEWAQQSSAERREIACDWSGEPA, from the coding sequence ATGATCAGAGTCGGAGTGATTGGTTTTGGGCTGGCGGGACGCGTCTTTCATGCGCCGTTGATTTCGTCCGTGGATGGTCTGCAGCTCGCAGCCGTGGTGGAGCGCAGCACGAACTTCGCGGCGGAACGCTATCCCGGAATCGCCGTGTATCGCACGGTCGAAGAGATGCTGGCCGATACGTCGCTCGACCTGATCGTCGTGGCGTCTCCGAGCGGAACGCATTTCGACGTGGCGCGGCAAGTGATCGCAGCCGGGAAGAACCTCGTCGTAGACAAGCCAGTTGCCACCAGTTCCGCGGAAATTGCGCAACTGATCGCACTGGCAAAAGAGCGCGGCGTGATGCTCGTCCCCTTTCACAACCGCCGATGGGATGCAGATTCCCTCACCGTGCAGAAGCTCGTCCATGAAGGCGCCGTGGGGCGTCTCGTCTCCGTGGAGTCGCGGATGGATCGTTGGAACCCCGGAGCGACGCGGCGGCAATGGAAGAACGATCCTGCCCAGGGCGGCGGCATTCTGCTCGACCTGGGAACACACCTGATCTACCTCGCGCTGGTGCTCTTCGGAAAACCGCTCGGCGTGAGTGCCGAAGTAGATCGCGAACGCGACGGCGACGGCGCGGACGATGCGTTCACCATCCGCCTGCGCTATGACCGACTGCGTGTGACCTTGGGGTCGAACATGCTCTCCGCCGTGCAACCTCCCCGATTCGTGCTCCGTGGCACGCAGGGCGGCTTCCGTAAATCCGGTCTCGACCCGCAAGAAGCGGCACTGAGCAAGATCACCCGCATCGATTCGCCCGAATGGGGACAAGAGCCCCGCGAACAGTGGGGCACTCTCTCCGTCCAGAAAGACGGCGTTCTCGTAAACGAGATAGTGGAGACGATCCCCGGCAACTACCGGCGCTTCTACGAAGGCCTGCGCGATGCGCTGCTGCGGCACAGCGAGCCGCCCGTCCCCGCAGTAGAGGCATGGCGCGCCGCACGAATCGCGGAATGGGCTCAGCAGAGTTCAGCCGAACGGCGCGAAATAGCCTGCGACTGGAGCGGCGAGCCGGCATAA
- a CDS encoding ABC transporter permease, which translates to MSTQQHPLARTLVMVRTWPFVLDVGVAFCGLALFFAVLHIARYWLGTPAPVVPISHSARALPLYAFYSMFRIGIAYLLSLIFAIAYGYTAARNPRLEAWMIAVLDILQSIPVLSFLPPVVLAMVSLIPGHQLGIEMGVILLIFTGQVWNLAFSFYSSMKSIPREMMEAARVYRYSAWQRFWQLEMPYSAIGLVWNSIVSVAGGWFALMLCEMFTMGDRNFQLPGLGSYIQSAANSGDVPELLSGIGVVILIVVATDQLVWRPLIAWSDKFKFEQVESADRVTSPVLELLRRSTLLNSLPGRLWTQVQLPIYRRLARSQENRIVHPIDDDAEGRKGAIAFWMVAATVAIAGVWAIMQAVVMLRTITWHEMLHLLAGAAATFLRVNAALLISAAWTVPVGVAIGLNPKLARVVQPVAQVLASVPASAFYPVLLIGLLKIGGGLGIGSIALMLLGTQWYILFNVIAGAMSIPSDLREVSKLYRFTRWQRWTRLILPGIFPYLITGMVTASGGAWNASVMAEYAKIKDHTLMTIGLGAEISSATENGRFPIILLATILIALMVVTMNRLVWRRLYRLAETRYKLEA; encoded by the coding sequence TTGAGCACCCAGCAGCATCCCCTCGCACGCACTCTGGTCATGGTCCGCACCTGGCCGTTCGTTCTGGATGTGGGCGTAGCGTTCTGTGGACTCGCGCTCTTCTTCGCGGTGCTGCACATCGCGCGCTACTGGCTGGGAACGCCGGCGCCGGTGGTGCCGATCTCGCACTCCGCCCGTGCGCTGCCTCTGTATGCGTTCTATTCCATGTTCCGCATCGGCATCGCGTATCTGCTCAGCCTGATCTTCGCAATCGCTTACGGCTATACAGCGGCGCGAAATCCGCGTTTGGAAGCATGGATGATCGCGGTGCTAGACATTCTGCAATCCATCCCGGTGCTGAGCTTTCTGCCTCCGGTGGTGCTGGCCATGGTGTCGCTGATTCCCGGACATCAACTCGGCATAGAGATGGGCGTGATCCTGCTGATCTTCACGGGCCAGGTCTGGAACCTCGCGTTCAGCTTTTACTCCTCCATGAAGTCGATCCCGCGCGAAATGATGGAAGCCGCGCGCGTGTATCGCTATTCGGCGTGGCAGCGCTTCTGGCAGCTTGAGATGCCCTACTCGGCAATCGGCCTTGTGTGGAACTCCATCGTCTCCGTCGCAGGCGGATGGTTCGCACTGATGCTGTGCGAGATGTTCACCATGGGCGACCGGAACTTCCAGTTGCCCGGCCTCGGCAGCTACATTCAGTCGGCAGCCAACTCCGGCGACGTGCCGGAACTGCTCAGTGGAATCGGTGTCGTCATCCTGATCGTGGTGGCCACCGATCAGCTTGTCTGGCGCCCACTGATTGCCTGGAGCGACAAGTTCAAATTCGAGCAGGTGGAGTCAGCCGATCGCGTCACCTCGCCGGTGCTCGAACTGCTGCGCCGCTCGACTCTGCTCAATTCCCTTCCCGGCCGCCTGTGGACCCAGGTACAACTGCCGATCTATCGCAGGCTGGCGCGATCGCAGGAGAACCGAATCGTTCATCCGATCGATGATGACGCAGAGGGTCGCAAGGGAGCGATCGCGTTCTGGATGGTAGCGGCAACCGTGGCCATCGCCGGAGTCTGGGCAATCATGCAGGCGGTAGTGATGCTGCGGACCATCACCTGGCATGAGATGCTGCACCTGCTGGCCGGCGCCGCCGCGACCTTCCTGCGCGTCAATGCGGCTCTGCTCATCTCTGCGGCGTGGACAGTTCCCGTCGGCGTGGCAATCGGGCTCAATCCAAAGCTGGCGCGAGTGGTCCAGCCGGTCGCGCAGGTGCTGGCGTCCGTGCCGGCCTCCGCTTTCTACCCGGTGCTGCTGATCGGCCTGTTGAAGATCGGCGGCGGACTCGGCATCGGATCGATCGCGCTGATGCTGCTCGGCACGCAGTGGTACATCCTCTTCAACGTGATCGCGGGCGCAATGTCGATCCCCTCGGACCTGCGCGAAGTTTCAAAACTCTATCGATTCACGCGCTGGCAGCGCTGGACCCGGCTGATCCTCCCGGGCATCTTCCCGTATCTGATCACCGGCATGGTCACGGCGTCCGGCGGCGCGTGGAACGCCTCGGTCATGGCCGAGTACGCGAAGATCAAAGATCACACGTTGATGACCATCGGCTTGGGCGCCGAGATCAGCTCGGCCACTGAGAACGGCCGCTTTCCCATCATCCTGCTGGCGACAATTCTCATCGCACTGATGGTGGTCACAATGAATCGGCTCGTATGGCGACGGCTGTACCGGCTCGCGGAGACGCGTTACAAATTAGAAGCGTAG
- a CDS encoding ABC transporter ATP-binding protein, whose protein sequence is MQEAALQNDARIASGEAIIRAEKIEKYYSQPSENRIQVISATDLNIVPGEILALLGPSGSGKSTMLRMLTGLSRPSAGQVYWHEKPIAQTEINVSIVFQSFALFPWMTVLENVEAPLQARGVLPEERRQRSMRMLDTVGLDGFEAAYPKELSGGMRQRVGFARALVVEPEVLFMDEPFSALDVLTAENLRSELLELWSKKTMPTKAVFIVTHNIEEAVLLADRIIVLGRNPGHIRTDFRVQLQHPRDRKSEPFTQLVDYIYTVLTRPDVPAAQVPDQTGRKVRDQRQMKYQMLPHARPGGMAGLLELLLDKGGRDDIYRLADDLAFEIDDLLPIVDAAQLLGFLKVEEGDASITENGAEFANSEILRQKELFRDAAQANVLLLRQIRRALESKSDHTVPEDFFLDMLDEQFSEDECVRQLETAVTWGRYAELFDFDASRRRFVLPDAQEEEAAADEVED, encoded by the coding sequence ATGCAGGAAGCCGCTCTTCAGAATGATGCTCGAATTGCCTCCGGTGAGGCCATCATCCGGGCAGAAAAGATAGAAAAATACTATTCGCAGCCGAGCGAGAACCGGATTCAGGTCATCTCGGCCACTGATCTGAACATCGTGCCCGGCGAGATTCTGGCGCTGCTCGGCCCCTCGGGATCGGGCAAATCCACCATGCTTCGCATGCTGACAGGACTGTCGCGCCCCTCGGCAGGTCAGGTCTATTGGCACGAGAAGCCCATCGCCCAGACCGAGATCAACGTCTCAATCGTGTTCCAAAGCTTCGCGCTTTTTCCGTGGATGACAGTGCTGGAGAACGTGGAAGCGCCGCTGCAGGCGCGCGGAGTTCTGCCTGAGGAGCGGCGGCAGCGCAGCATGCGCATGCTCGATACGGTGGGCCTCGATGGCTTCGAGGCGGCTTATCCGAAGGAACTCTCCGGCGGCATGCGGCAGCGCGTCGGATTTGCGCGCGCGCTCGTTGTCGAGCCCGAAGTCCTGTTCATGGACGAGCCGTTCAGCGCGCTCGACGTGCTCACAGCGGAGAACCTGCGCAGCGAACTCCTTGAGCTGTGGTCGAAGAAGACCATGCCCACGAAGGCGGTCTTCATCGTCACCCACAACATCGAGGAAGCAGTCCTGCTCGCCGACCGCATCATCGTGCTCGGGCGTAACCCAGGGCACATCCGCACCGACTTCCGCGTGCAGCTTCAGCATCCCCGCGACCGCAAATCAGAGCCTTTCACACAACTTGTCGACTACATCTACACGGTGCTCACTCGCCCCGATGTTCCTGCAGCTCAGGTTCCCGACCAGACCGGCAGGAAGGTGCGCGACCAGCGGCAGATGAAGTACCAGATGCTGCCGCACGCTCGCCCCGGCGGCATGGCAGGCCTTCTCGAGTTGCTGCTGGACAAAGGCGGCCGCGACGACATCTACCGGCTGGCCGACGATCTCGCCTTCGAGATCGACGACCTGCTGCCCATCGTCGACGCGGCGCAATTGCTTGGCTTCCTCAAGGTCGAAGAAGGTGACGCGTCCATCACGGAAAATGGCGCGGAGTTCGCCAACTCTGAAATTCTCCGCCAGAAGGAACTGTTCCGCGACGCGGCGCAGGCCAACGTGCTGTTGCTCCGCCAGATCCGCCGTGCGCTCGAATCGAAGAGCGACCACACCGTGCCTGAGGACTTCTTCCTCGACATGCTCGACGAGCAATTCAGCGAAGACGAGTGCGTGCGCCAGCTTGAAACCGCTGTGACCTGGGGCCGCTACGCAGAGCTGTTCGATTTCGACGCGTCACGGCGTCGCTTCGTGCTGCCGGATGCACAGGAAGAGGAGGCTGCCGCCGACGAGGTCGAAGATTGA
- a CDS encoding response regulator, which yields MPDTTKPKVLVADDERVIADTLAMILNQSGFQARAVYSGEKALELAPEFKPEMLISDVIMGDMNGIDAAIRIRALLPSIKILLFSGQAATADLLEKAHSQGYDFEILAKPVHPQDLLSKLRSVN from the coding sequence ATGCCCGACACTACGAAACCTAAAGTCCTTGTTGCCGACGACGAGAGAGTGATTGCCGACACCCTGGCCATGATCCTGAACCAGAGCGGATTCCAGGCACGCGCTGTTTACTCCGGCGAAAAGGCGCTTGAACTCGCGCCCGAATTCAAGCCCGAAATGCTGATCTCTGACGTCATTATGGGCGACATGAACGGCATTGATGCCGCCATTCGCATTCGTGCCCTGCTTCCCTCGATCAAGATTCTGCTGTTTTCCGGCCAGGCAGCCACGGCCGATCTGCTGGAAAAGGCCCACTCCCAGGGGTACGACTTTGAGATCCTGGCGAAACCGGTTCACCCGCAGGATCTGCTCAGCAAGCTGCGCAGCGTGAATTGA
- a CDS encoding response regulator transcription factor produces the protein MAKPKVLIADDEKLIADTLALILNQGGFEAQAVYTCKRALEVAPAFQPDVLISDVLMAEMNGVDAAIQMRSLLPDIRVFLLSGQTATADMIARSKAGTMGFEVLVKPVHPQELLRRLHNAAVQVRSVA, from the coding sequence ATGGCTAAACCTAAAGTCCTCATCGCCGACGACGAGAAGCTGATCGCCGACACTCTCGCACTCATCCTTAATCAGGGCGGATTCGAAGCCCAGGCAGTTTATACGTGCAAGAGAGCTCTCGAAGTGGCGCCCGCCTTTCAGCCCGACGTGCTTATTTCTGACGTACTGATGGCCGAGATGAACGGGGTGGATGCCGCGATCCAGATGAGGTCGCTGCTGCCCGATATTCGCGTCTTTCTGCTCTCAGGACAAACAGCGACGGCCGATATGATTGCCCGGTCGAAGGCCGGCACTATGGGCTTCGAGGTCCTGGTCAAGCCTGTGCACCCGCAGGAGCTGCTGCGCAGATTGCACAACGCGGCAGTCCAAGTGCGTAGCGTGGCATAG
- a CDS encoding Ig domain-containing protein, with protein sequence MSDDGTINDSNIEMMPRLALGLAIYLVLSTVITAYSVYSLWALHSPKKVPAIAQQNAQTQGKGPKTGADASKTDNKGGDAGNAGQTNTKTGAAAQGAASTDKAGGAQNSGAAGGSAASSGAVDTDKPADKTGTQTQDQGKVGPPSVGGDEKYDLIFSWSWLGLGAKEITGESRLLLLVLFMGAFGSAVYSLKSLGDYRGDNKLKRSWALFYIVQPFEGSGIAVLMYLVVRGGFLSGTTTDVNVFGTCAIAGLAGAFSDTAFMKLNEVFNTLFKPQDNRGGKIDGNAGKVDANAGKTDANAGKVGGFAVSTPSPLPDAPVGQPYRAQLKAENGIGNLVWSVIPALPDGLALSATTGVIIGTPKTAQAAKDYTFTVKDSSTPPATAIKTLSLTIH encoded by the coding sequence GTGTCGGACGACGGAACCATCAATGACTCCAATATCGAGATGATGCCGCGGCTCGCCTTGGGCCTCGCGATTTACCTCGTGCTTAGCACGGTGATCACGGCGTACTCGGTCTACAGTTTGTGGGCATTGCATTCTCCAAAGAAGGTGCCGGCAATCGCGCAGCAGAATGCGCAGACGCAGGGCAAGGGCCCGAAAACGGGAGCGGACGCGTCGAAGACAGACAACAAGGGCGGCGATGCGGGGAACGCCGGTCAGACGAATACCAAGACCGGCGCAGCAGCCCAGGGCGCGGCAAGCACGGATAAGGCAGGCGGAGCGCAGAACAGCGGCGCGGCCGGCGGGAGCGCGGCTAGCAGCGGCGCTGTTGACACCGACAAGCCGGCGGATAAGACAGGAACGCAGACTCAGGACCAAGGGAAGGTCGGGCCGCCGAGCGTCGGAGGAGATGAAAAATATGACCTCATCTTTTCGTGGAGCTGGCTCGGGCTGGGGGCCAAGGAGATCACCGGGGAATCACGACTGCTGCTGCTGGTGCTGTTCATGGGAGCGTTTGGGTCGGCTGTGTATTCCCTCAAATCCCTTGGAGACTATCGAGGTGATAACAAGCTGAAGCGCTCATGGGCGCTGTTCTACATCGTCCAGCCATTTGAAGGCAGCGGCATAGCAGTATTGATGTACCTGGTTGTGCGCGGAGGGTTCCTGAGCGGTACGACAACCGATGTGAATGTGTTTGGGACATGCGCGATTGCCGGTTTGGCGGGAGCATTTTCCGACACTGCTTTCATGAAGCTGAACGAGGTGTTCAATACTCTGTTCAAGCCGCAGGACAACCGCGGCGGCAAGATCGACGGCAATGCCGGCAAGGTTGATGCCAATGCTGGTAAGACCGATGCCAACGCCGGCAAGGTCGGCGGTTTTGCTGTCTCCACTCCTTCGCCGTTGCCGGATGCCCCCGTTGGCCAGCCCTACAGGGCCCAGCTCAAGGCAGAAAATGGCATCGGCAACCTCGTATGGTCAGTGATACCTGCGTTGCCTGACGGTCTGGCGCTAAGCGCTACAACGGGAGTCATCATCGGTACTCCCAAAACGGCGCAGGCCGCAAAGGACTACACCTTCACTGTGAAGGACAGTTCGACGCCTCCGGCGACTGCGATAAAGACGCTGAGCCTGACTATTCACTAG
- the recR gene encoding recombination mediator RecR, giving the protein MSRFAEPMARLIEELKKLPGVGTKSAQRFAFHILRGSDDDALALADAVRGLKANLRLCSTCNNVTDVDPCVFCASPVRNQRQVCVVEEPTSIGSIERTRYQGVYHVLHGTLSPLHGVGPEQLRTSGLISRAESGAIDEVILATSPTLEGEATATWLASALRASNVRVTRIATGVPAGSDIEYADEVTMARALEGRREL; this is encoded by the coding sequence ATGTCACGTTTTGCCGAACCGATGGCGCGGCTCATCGAAGAACTGAAGAAGCTGCCCGGCGTGGGTACGAAAAGCGCGCAGCGGTTCGCGTTTCACATCCTGCGTGGCAGCGATGACGATGCACTCGCGCTCGCAGACGCGGTGCGTGGCCTCAAAGCCAATCTGCGCCTCTGCTCCACCTGCAACAACGTCACCGACGTGGACCCATGCGTCTTCTGCGCGAGCCCCGTCCGCAATCAGCGGCAAGTCTGCGTGGTCGAAGAGCCAACCAGTATTGGCTCCATTGAGCGCACGCGCTACCAGGGCGTCTACCACGTGCTGCACGGAACGCTGTCGCCGCTGCACGGAGTGGGGCCGGAGCAGCTCCGCACCTCGGGATTGATCTCGCGCGCAGAGAGCGGCGCAATTGACGAAGTGATTCTGGCCACCAGCCCCACGCTCGAAGGCGAGGCAACCGCCACCTGGCTGGCATCGGCTCTGCGCGCAAGCAATGTGCGCGTCACGCGGATCGCTACCGGCGTGCCTGCCGGAAGCGATATCGAATACGCCGATGAAGTGACAATGGCCCGAGCGCTCGAAGGCCGCCGCGAACTCTGA
- a CDS encoding YbaB/EbfC family nucleoid-associated protein: MFNPLKMNEMLQQASQMKEEMQHKLEQTVVEGSSGGGAVTATMNGKKQLLRIRIDPSAVAALSGPNPDVEMLEDLVVAAVNAAGQNAEDAIQSSLKGMLGGMNIPGLT; this comes from the coding sequence ATGTTCAATCCACTCAAGATGAATGAAATGCTGCAGCAGGCCAGCCAGATGAAAGAGGAGATGCAGCACAAGCTGGAGCAGACCGTAGTGGAGGGCTCAAGCGGCGGCGGCGCGGTGACTGCGACCATGAACGGAAAGAAGCAGTTGCTCAGAATCCGCATCGACCCTTCGGCGGTAGCGGCGCTCAGCGGTCCCAATCCCGATGTGGAGATGCTCGAAGACCTGGTGGTTGCGGCAGTCAATGCAGCCGGTCAGAACGCCGAGGACGCCATCCAGTCGAGCCTAAAAGGCATGCTGGGCGGCATGAATATCCCCGGTCTGACCTAA
- the dnaX gene encoding DNA polymerase III subunit gamma/tau — translation MGYQVLARKYRPQRFSDVAGQDHVTRTLLNALSQNRIAHGYIFSGHRGIGKTTIARILAMALNCRTEVGSAERPTHEPCLRCMSCREICSGGGAESGELATHSFDFIEIDAASNRGIDDVRSIRQQASVQPARDKYKIFLLDEAHQITDAAFNAILKTLEEPPEWTIFMMATTEPENIPQTIRSRCQHFSFHAVKFEDILGQLRMIADKEGVEAEDAALALLAEAGDGSMRDALSIMDQAIASAPCNDAGKAILAALQIRDLMGTVPNAVFERLLEAVAAGQSAELMEQLNVLLNAGHSPSSLARQMVRYLRNALMAKLGGEQTELLQISADERARANRTALLFSEEDLTRNLQIVLRTFDELNYRQEQRFHLELGLLKLVHAQRLLPLEELLSGVASGAPVRSPAPSSTPRASAPTPPVARPSAPTATPAPASKPASPLSPFGSSPFGSPSSSASSSSSDRTSTTPTIKQSAVAEPVPEIPEPPPIQAPTPIAVAPAVTAPAVAAPIAPTPIAAAPAPAVSPMTPFPAASATPQTGFAETLTEGSLAKAPSAAPSAGTADVDTLRQAVVQALAQGGHQSASTLLGAGAWTIDGANLRIEVAGMGKKMLSLTVNAAAEKIIRQELQRLSGPARFMVVPGEGPAAGAGSGPAMAAPLAGSVQEEALNHPLVQRAKEIFNAEVRSVVDLRTK, via the coding sequence ATGGGTTATCAGGTTCTGGCCAGAAAATATCGTCCGCAACGGTTCAGCGATGTGGCCGGCCAGGATCACGTCACCCGCACGCTGCTCAACGCGCTCTCGCAGAACCGCATCGCCCACGGCTACATCTTCTCGGGGCATCGCGGAATCGGCAAAACGACAATCGCGCGCATCCTGGCGATGGCCCTGAACTGCCGCACCGAGGTCGGCTCCGCAGAGCGGCCGACGCATGAGCCGTGCCTGCGGTGCATGAGCTGTCGCGAGATCTGCTCCGGCGGCGGCGCCGAATCCGGCGAGCTGGCGACCCACTCCTTTGATTTCATCGAAATTGACGCCGCCTCGAATCGCGGCATCGACGATGTCCGCTCGATCCGGCAACAGGCCTCAGTTCAGCCGGCGCGCGACAAGTACAAGATCTTCCTGCTCGACGAAGCTCACCAGATTACCGATGCCGCGTTCAACGCCATCCTGAAGACTCTTGAAGAGCCGCCGGAGTGGACCATCTTCATGATGGCCACCACGGAACCGGAAAATATTCCGCAGACCATCCGCTCGCGGTGCCAGCACTTCAGCTTTCACGCGGTGAAGTTCGAAGACATCCTCGGGCAGCTACGCATGATCGCCGACAAGGAAGGCGTGGAGGCTGAAGACGCGGCCCTGGCGCTGCTGGCGGAAGCCGGCGACGGCTCGATGCGCGATGCACTGTCGATAATGGACCAGGCCATCGCGTCGGCTCCGTGCAATGACGCAGGCAAAGCGATCCTCGCCGCATTGCAGATCCGCGACCTGATGGGCACCGTGCCCAACGCGGTCTTTGAGCGGCTGCTGGAAGCGGTGGCCGCCGGCCAGAGCGCAGAGCTCATGGAACAGCTCAACGTGCTGCTGAACGCGGGGCACAGCCCGTCGTCGCTGGCGCGGCAGATGGTGCGCTATCTGCGCAATGCCCTGATGGCCAAGTTGGGCGGCGAGCAGACCGAACTGCTGCAAATCTCGGCCGACGAACGCGCCCGCGCCAATCGCACCGCGCTGCTGTTCAGTGAAGAGGATCTCACGCGCAATCTGCAGATCGTGCTGCGCACGTTTGACGAGCTGAATTACCGGCAGGAGCAGCGCTTCCATCTCGAACTCGGACTGTTGAAGCTGGTGCATGCGCAACGTCTACTGCCGCTTGAAGAGCTACTGAGCGGCGTAGCCAGCGGTGCTCCGGTGCGCAGCCCGGCGCCCAGCTCGACACCGCGTGCCTCTGCGCCCACTCCTCCGGTAGCGCGGCCATCAGCTCCGACGGCAACACCGGCACCCGCCAGCAAACCTGCCTCGCCGCTTTCGCCGTTCGGATCGTCACCCTTCGGGTCGCCATCTTCGTCAGCGTCTTCATCGAGCAGCGACAGGACATCAACGACGCCGACCATCAAGCAGAGTGCAGTGGCGGAGCCGGTCCCAGAGATCCCCGAACCGCCTCCGATCCAGGCACCAACGCCGATCGCTGTTGCACCCGCAGTGACAGCACCCGCCGTAGCTGCACCAATCGCTCCGACGCCCATCGCGGCTGCCCCAGCTCCGGCCGTCTCGCCAATGACGCCCTTCCCTGCCGCTTCCGCAACGCCTCAGACCGGATTTGCGGAGACGCTAACGGAAGGATCGCTTGCCAAGGCTCCGAGCGCGGCCCCCTCGGCTGGTACGGCCGACGTCGATACGCTTCGCCAGGCCGTGGTGCAGGCGCTCGCACAAGGCGGCCATCAGAGTGCCTCAACGCTGCTGGGAGCGGGCGCGTGGACTATCGACGGCGCCAACCTGCGCATTGAAGTTGCCGGCATGGGCAAGAAGATGCTCAGCCTCACGGTGAACGCTGCGGCAGAGAAAATCATCCGGCAGGAGTTGCAAAGGCTCAGCGGCCCGGCGCGCTTCATGGTGGTTCCAGGCGAAGGCCCGGCAGCCGGCGCGGGATCTGGCCCTGCCATGGCCGCGCCGCTCGCGGGCAGCGTGCAGGAAGAGGCGCTCAATCATCCGCTCGTGCAGCGCGCCAAAGAAATCTTCAACGCCGAAGTACGCAGCGTGGTTGACCTGCGTACAAAGTAA
- a CDS encoding SET domain-containing protein — protein sequence MHKTARALEAQMGAPSATQSTRKASHIRMGLIIRSSAIHAAGCYTTARIPKGRHVVEYTGPRLTKDEADELYENSPVTYLFGLGDGSRVIDGHCMAMFINHSCDPNCETDEEDGRVWITAVRNIVPGEEITYDYCLYDGGDEEQKCNCGAKNCRGTMYSQEEVKKRKGLAGGSQPKRRKRVQRDVKRRRA from the coding sequence ATGCACAAGACGGCTCGCGCTTTGGAGGCCCAAATGGGCGCGCCGTCCGCGACCCAATCCACCAGGAAAGCATCGCATATCCGCATGGGACTGATCATTCGCTCGTCTGCCATTCACGCCGCCGGCTGTTACACCACCGCCCGCATTCCCAAGGGCCGTCACGTGGTCGAGTACACCGGCCCGCGCCTGACCAAGGATGAAGCCGACGAGCTGTATGAGAACTCGCCGGTGACCTATCTGTTTGGACTCGGAGACGGCTCCAGGGTGATCGACGGGCACTGCATGGCCATGTTCATCAACCACAGCTGCGACCCGAATTGCGAGACGGACGAAGAGGACGGCCGCGTGTGGATCACGGCGGTCCGCAACATCGTCCCCGGCGAGGAAATCACCTACGACTACTGCCTCTATGATGGCGGGGACGAAGAACAAAAGTGTAATTGCGGAGCGAAGAACTGCCGCGGCACAATGTACTCCCAAGAAGAGGTGAAGAAACGCAAGGGCTTAGCCGGAGGGTCACAACCCAAGCGCCGGAAACGGGTTCAAAGAGATGTGAAGAGACGAAGGGCATGA
- a CDS encoding tetratricopeptide repeat protein codes for MKKTAGLSAVLALSVVIAPALCLAAQTPAPAQQNPPADKQQPAQKPADSNPFPEDNTNVPVLPSANQPAPRRAPEPATEGPVPVLPGGDRDPVRSPDQPIAETEPSTFSGSSASSSSSADLGRILEPPPDEETRKSKKGKGAEIQEHKETAQEDENVGQYYLDRKNWRAALSRYQSALILDPDNPEVYWGLAESQRHLGDAVNAKANYMKVVEYDPDSKHGKEAKKLLKDPEMANAPSPAPSHP; via the coding sequence ATGAAGAAAACAGCGGGATTGAGTGCGGTTCTGGCGCTCTCAGTGGTCATTGCGCCGGCATTGTGCCTTGCTGCCCAGACGCCCGCGCCGGCGCAGCAGAATCCTCCGGCTGACAAGCAGCAGCCCGCGCAGAAGCCTGCCGATTCCAACCCCTTCCCTGAAGACAACACCAACGTCCCGGTTCTGCCCAGCGCCAACCAGCCGGCCCCTCGGCGAGCTCCGGAGCCGGCCACGGAGGGCCCCGTCCCGGTTCTGCCGGGCGGCGACCGCGACCCCGTGCGCAGTCCTGATCAGCCGATCGCCGAGACCGAACCGTCGACGTTTTCAGGATCCAGTGCGAGCTCGAGCAGCTCCGCGGACCTCGGTCGAATCCTTGAACCTCCACCTGATGAAGAGACACGCAAGTCTAAGAAGGGAAAGGGCGCTGAGATTCAGGAGCATAAGGAGACGGCGCAGGAAGATGAGAACGTCGGCCAGTACTACCTCGACCGGAAAAACTGGCGCGCGGCTCTGTCCCGCTACCAGTCTGCGCTGATCCTCGACCCCGACAACCCCGAGGTCTACTGGGGTCTGGCCGAGTCGCAGCGGCATCTTGGCGATGCCGTCAATGCCAAGGCCAACTACATGAAGGTCGTCGAGTACGACCCGGATTCGAAACACGGCAAGGAAGCCAAGAAGCTCCTCAAAGACCCGGAGATGGCGAATGCCCCGTCGCCGGCCCCTTCTCACCCCTGA